GAACCGCTTCTCCCACTTCTTCGCGCCGGTCTCGGCGTCGAAGCACATAATCCGCTCGCCCTCGGTGGGCAGGGACATGTCGTACCCGCTGATGGTGTACAGGTTCCCCTTCAAAATCAGCGGGGCGGACCGGCCGCCGTAGGGTTGCCGCCAGAGCAAGCCGCCCTTGCCGACTTCGTCCACCTGGAATTCGTCCGGCAGCCCCGTTTCCCGGGACTGGCCGGTTTGCTCGGGCCCGCGCCAGTGAACCCAGTCGGCGGCCGGAGCGGGCGACACCACCCCGGCTATCAAGAGGAGAGCGAACCCGAGCCAACGTGTCATGTGCGTCTCCGAATTCGAGTGAAGCGAGCGTATGCGGGGTGGGCGGGGCGAGAAATCTTGCCGTCGACAGCTTGTTTGCGGCTCCCGTGGTGTTCAACATATCCGGCGCGGCGAGATCAAAAAGCGGGGGGCCACCATTGTTTCCAGTCACCGTGGTCGGGATCGGATCCGCTGAGCGGGGGACGTGAGCCCTCCGATTCTGGGAATAATCACCCTAAAGTTCACTACTCCCAGAATCAGGGGACGGACGTCCCCCGCTCGCCGGGTGTCCGCACCACGCGCCGGGCCTTCATCTCGAACCGCGGCAGGGTTCCGGGCGGAACCGCGGTCACGGCCGCCCGGAACAGCAGCACGTCGCGGACCGCGCGGGCGACGGCGTCGGCCGTCCGGGGGCCGTCCGCGGCGTCGGCCGGTTCGACCTCGATACGCAAATCCGAAAGCGGGCCGGTCTGGTCGATGATGACGCGGAATTCGCGGACCTCGGGGAACCGGCGGACGACGGCCTCGATCGCGGTCGGGTAAACGTTATTCCCGCGAACGTGAATCATATCATCCGTCCGCCCGCGAACGCCACCGGCGAGCCGCGTCCAGATCCGCCCACAGGGGCACGGTTCGGTGTCGACGCGGACGATGTCGCCCGTCCGGTAACGAATGAGCGGGCTCCCAGTCCGGCCCAGGTTGGTGACGACGAGTTCGCCGTCCGTCCCCGGGGCCACCGGTTGTCCGGTCGCGGGGTCGACGACTTCGGCGATGTAGTCCTCTTCGAGGACGTGCATGCCGTCGGGGTTCTCCGCGCATTCGGTGGCGACCGGGCCGACCTCGGTCATTCCGTAGTGATCGAACACCCGAGCGCACCACGCGGTCTCGATCCGCTCGCGCGTTCCCGGCACACTCCCGCCCGGCTCGCCGGCCACGACGATCGCCCGCACCGACGACGAAGTCAGGTCGATCCCCTCGTCCGCGGCGACTTCCGCGAGGTGTTGGGCATACGTCGGCGTCGCGCAGACGACGGTCGCCTCGTGATCGAGGAGGAACCGCAGGCGGGCGGTCGTGGGCATGCCGCCGCCGGGAAGAGTCAGCATCCCGACCCGGGAGGCCGCCTCGAACGCCGTCCAGAACCCGAGGAACGGCCCGAACGAGAATGGGAAGAAGACCCGGTCCTCCCGGGCCAATTTCATCAGGCTGAAGTTCGTCTCCCAACACGTCAGCAAGCAGTTCCAGCTGGCCGGCGTATCGAGCCACCGAAGTGGGCGGCCCGTGGTCGTGCCGGAGGTCTGATGTAAGCGGGAATACGATTCCGGCGGGTTGGTCAGGTTGGTGCCGTAGGGCGGGTGGTCGGCCTGGTCGGCCGCGAGTTCGGCTTTGGTGGTAAACGGTAGGCAGGTTAAATCGGTAGGAGTCCGTACGTCGAGTGCAACGGGGGGAAGGTCGGCGTACTTACGGGCGTAAAACCCGTTCGCGGGAACCACGTCACTGAGGAGTTGCCGGAGGCGGGCGAACTGACGTTGCTGCACCGCACCGTGGTCCGCGTGGGCCTGCACCGGCGCCTCCCGATTAACACCCGCCCGACCGATAACCCGGCCGGGCTCGTTTAAAAAGATACCCCGCCCATCGAACCGGCCTTACGCGCCGGGTTGGCTCACGTCGTAGCAGTAAAGCATTTCATAATCGCGGAGATAGAGCTTGCCGTTCGCGATCACGGGGTGGGCCCAGACTTTGCCCTGGTTCGGCCGGGTCGGGCTCAGCTTCGGGATTGAGAAGCGGGCCACCTCTTCCCACCCCTTGTCGGTCGCCTTGATGACCGCGAGGACGCCTTTGTTTTCACCGTAACAGAAGAAATAACCGTCGGCAAAACTGATCGACCCTTTGTCGAGCTTGCTGCTGTTCCACACCGGGTCTTCGGAATCATTTAGGTAATCGAGGCAGAGCCACTGTTTTGAATCGCTGTGGCCGTAGATCTTGCCCCCGAACTCGATCACGCCGCCGTGGTGGTTGGCCATGACGGGGTTTTTGCTGTACACCTTGGTGGCCTTGGTGCCTTCGCCGTCCACTTCCAGTCTGTAAAGCTCGCACCCAGCCCGATATCCGGACGTGAAAAAGACGTGTCCGTCTTTCACCACTGGGGTCGGGATCACAGCCACGCTTCGGTTGATCTCGCCGACCTTCCAGAGCAACTTCCCGTCTTTCGCCCGAACACCGACGCCGGAACTCATCGTCTGCTGAACGTACTGGCGGACACCGCCGATGTCGGTCGGGATGATCGACGAGTAGCCGGCACCGTCGCCGAACTCCTTGCACTCCCAGACCGTCTTGCCCGTCTTCTTGTCCAGAGCGATCATTCCGGTCTTTTTGCCGGGGGTGCAAATAACGTGGTCGCCGTCGACCAGCACGGATTCGCTGTAGCCCCAGAGCGGGATCGCCCCGCCGAAATCCGTAACCAGGTTCTTTTGCCAAACGACTTTGCCGTCGGCTTTGGTCAGGCAGACCAGATTCCCGGTCGCCCCCAGGACGTACACGTCGTCGCCGATCACGGTCGGCGTCGCCCGCGGCCCGGCGCCCCATCCGTCCAGGAACTTGCCCGGCGTGGTGTTCAGCGGGGTTTGCCAGACCTTCGACCCGTCCTTGACGTTGAGACAGGTGCAGAACTCACCGGCGTCCTGCTTCGGTCCGTTCGCCCCGAGGATAAACAGGTGATTGCCCACGACGGCCGGGCTACCGTAGCCGGTCCCGATGGCGTCGGGGTTCTGCAAGGACCAGAGCAACTTCGGGCCGTCCTCCGGCCATTTGACGTTGATCCCTTTTTCCGCCGACTTGCCGTCCCGGTTCGGGCCGCGCCACTGGGGCCAGTCGTCGGCCCGCACAGTACCCACGATCCCGACCACAAGGGCGGAAAGCAAAAATGAGCGACTGAGCATCTTCTGCCTCGGTGGGATCGGCGCGAGGGAATGTTACGAGCGGTGGGAGGGCTTTAATTGGCAGTATACAAGTGACAAATAGCCGATCAAGTCACCCCCTCCGCCGGTCGGTGTCCCTTATTGGAGTCCCGGCTTCAGCCGGTGCTTTCCCCGAAACGGGCGGTCTATCGCGAACCGACTGGTGTTCTCGCGAGCCGGACGGCACTTTTCCGAACCGGCTGAAGCCCGGACTCCAACAAGGAACCCGATCGGCGCGCTTGGGAAATCGGCGCAGACACGGGAAATCGGGGATGCTACTGTCCCGCCCCGTGGCGGAAAAGGATGCCGCCTTGCGGGGGTGTGGGACGTCGGTAAGCGTGCCGCACCACTCGGACACGGGAGACCCCCCGATCGGGAGACCAGCAATGAATCGTACCCGTTGGAAAATCATGGCCGGGGGCCTCGCGCTGTCCCTCGGCGGGTTGGCCGCCGTCGCCAGCGGGCCGACCAGGAACGGCAATGTGTCGAACACCGCCTCGCCCCGGCAAGCGAACCGCGCGCCGCTCGAGCCGCCGGTGATCATTCCGCCCCCGAAACCGAGCGACTTGCCCCGCGCGGTCCCCGCGACCGTCCCCGGGCCGCTGCAAATCCCGACGCTGCAAGAGCCCGCGGTTCCGACGCCCGCCGTCCCCCCGGCCACGATCGCGTCCCCGGCCGACCTGTCGGCTCCGGTTGCCGGCCTGGCGTTGCCGTTGCCCGCTCCGGTCGCCGGCCCCGAAACCGCGCCGGCTCCCCGCGTGAAAGCCGAACGGGTGACCGAACTCACCCTGCCGGTCACGCTGAGCGATCCGATCGCGCCCGCGACCCCGAAGGTCATCCCGACCGGTGGCGAGATCGTGCCGGTGGTGGCGCCGGAGCCGCAAGCCACTCCTGCGGTGGTCCCTGTGCCCCAACCGGTGGCCCCGAAACCTCTGACCCCGCAGCCCGTGGAAGTCCGCCCGACGCCGGCCGTGGACCTCCTGGCCCCGCCTGTCGCCACCGCCCTGCCTCCGCAACAAGCCGTTGCCCCGCCCGTCCCGACTCCCGCGGCCACCCAACCGGTCCCGGTGGCCCCGCCGGCGCCGGCCGTGCCCCCGGCCCCCGCACTGGCCGTCCCCAGCCCGCGCGTCGAGGCCCAGCCCCAATTGACGCCCCCCGCGCCGAGCCAACCGGTTCAAGCGGCCGACACGCAACCGTCGCTCGCATCGCAGCCGGTCGTGACGGAAAAGAAGTTGAAGGTCATGCTGCACATGGGCGACGAACAGCCGCGGTTCGAAGTCCGCGACGGCGAAGACGTCCTCCTCAAAGTCACCTGCGAAAAGGTCGACGTGAAGTCTCCCTCCGAGCGCGGCGAAACCATGTCCGTGCTGAAGGCGACTGGGAAGGTGACGTTCATGACCCCCGGCGGCGAGGGCATCTGCGACGAGTTGACGGTCGCCCCGGGCACCGGCCAGGTGTGCGTGAGCGGTAAGGTGAACTTCAAGTACAACTGGGGCAAGGTCGAAACGACCGTAAGCGGGGACAAGATGACGTTCCGCCTGGGCTCCGCGCCTGGCACGGTCGTCGGCCCAGGATCGGCTCGGACCGAAGGCATCCCCGCCTCGTACCAGCGGGTTCGGTAAAACCAAGTCATCAAGTCGTCAGGTCGTCAAGTCTTCAAGTCAAAAGCCACTGGCATCTGTCACCAGTGGCTTTTGACTTGAAGACTTGACGACCTGACGACTTGATGACTTGGTTTAGTCTTGCAGGTACCGGATGCGCTTGTGGATGTCGGTGTTGATCGAGTGGTAGGCGATCCGGAGACTGGCCGGATCGAACAGGTTGCCGAGCAGGGCTTCCATGTCGTCCGCGCCGAGGGCGTTGGTGAAGATCGGGGTCAGGTAGTCGATGCCGACC
The DNA window shown above is from Fimbriiglobus ruber and carries:
- a CDS encoding PQQ-binding-like beta-propeller repeat protein; translated protein: MLSRSFLLSALVVGIVGTVRADDWPQWRGPNRDGKSAEKGINVKWPEDGPKLLWSLQNPDAIGTGYGSPAVVGNHLFILGANGPKQDAGEFCTCLNVKDGSKVWQTPLNTTPGKFLDGWGAGPRATPTVIGDDVYVLGATGNLVCLTKADGKVVWQKNLVTDFGGAIPLWGYSESVLVDGDHVICTPGKKTGMIALDKKTGKTVWECKEFGDGAGYSSIIPTDIGGVRQYVQQTMSSGVGVRAKDGKLLWKVGEINRSVAVIPTPVVKDGHVFFTSGYRAGCELYRLEVDGEGTKATKVYSKNPVMANHHGGVIEFGGKIYGHSDSKQWLCLDYLNDSEDPVWNSSKLDKGSISFADGYFFCYGENKGVLAVIKATDKGWEEVARFSIPKLSPTRPNQGKVWAHPVIANGKLYLRDYEMLYCYDVSQPGA
- a CDS encoding phenylacetate--CoA ligase family protein, with the protein product MQAHADHGAVQQRQFARLRQLLSDVVPANGFYARKYADLPPVALDVRTPTDLTCLPFTTKAELAADQADHPPYGTNLTNPPESYSRLHQTSGTTTGRPLRWLDTPASWNCLLTCWETNFSLMKLAREDRVFFPFSFGPFLGFWTAFEAASRVGMLTLPGGGMPTTARLRFLLDHEATVVCATPTYAQHLAEVAADEGIDLTSSSVRAIVVAGEPGGSVPGTRERIETAWCARVFDHYGMTEVGPVATECAENPDGMHVLEEDYIAEVVDPATGQPVAPGTDGELVVTNLGRTGSPLIRYRTGDIVRVDTEPCPCGRIWTRLAGGVRGRTDDMIHVRGNNVYPTAIEAVVRRFPEVREFRVIIDQTGPLSDLRIEVEPADAADGPRTADAVARAVRDVLLFRAAVTAVPPGTLPRFEMKARRVVRTPGERGTSVP